One part of the Lotus japonicus ecotype B-129 chromosome 2, LjGifu_v1.2 genome encodes these proteins:
- the LOC130739287 gene encoding cytochrome P450 82A1-like: MEILLLNTTIVAIVSLILLCLFLIRRSKNVHPKEPPTLPGAWPVLGHLPLLSGSETPHKTLGALADQHGPIFTIKLGSTHALVISNSETAKECYTKNDIVVSSRPKPVAVELMSYNQAFIGWAPYGSYWREIRKVVTTAFLSSRRIEQMSQIRVSEIRTSIHELVDVWSNSKNNEPQSEYVMVELKQWFAQLTLNMILRLLVGERYFGATGSAAGEEKAERCLRNVREFMRLMGTFTVADAVPWLRWLDFGGYEKAMKKTAEEFDKMLSEWLAEHRQRRALGEKGVDDRDFMDVMLSVLKDREIEGVDADTIYKATTLELILGGSDTTAGTITWAMSLLLRNPHTLEKAKEELDMQIGKEKLVTESDISKLVYLQAIVKETLRLYPPAPFSSPREFTEDCTLGGYHVKKGTRLIPNLWKIHRDPSAWADPLEFKPERFLTTHKGVDVRGHHFDLIPFGSGRRVCAGMSLGLNIVHFTLANFLHSFEILNPSSEPIDMTEISEFTTTRATPLEILVKPRLPHNCYETM, encoded by the exons ATGGAGATACTACTCCTAAACACCACCATTGTTGCAATCGTATCTCTAATTCTCTTATGCTTGTTCCTCATTCGTCGCTCCAAAAATGTTCATCCCAAAGAGCCCCCAACACTTCCCGGTGCTTGGCCGGTACTCGGTCACCTCCCTCTATTGAGCGGTTCAGAAACCCCTCATAAAACATTGGGTGCCCTGGCCGACCAACACGGACccatattcacaatcaaattggGGTCCACACACGCTTTAGTAATTAGCAACTCGGAAACCGCCAAGGAATGCTACACCAAAAACGACATTGTCGTTTCATCTCGGCCCAAGCCGGTCGCGGTGGAGCTCATGTCGTACAACCAAGCCTTCATCGGTTGGGCACCGTACGGGTCCTATTGGCGCGAAATTCGAAAGGTTGTCACCACCGCATTCCTCTCCAGCCGCCGCATCGAGCAAATGAGCCAAATTCGCGTCTCCGAGATTCGAACTTCGATTCACGAGCTCGTTGATGTTTGGTCCAATAGCAAAAACAACGAGCCTCAATCTGAGTATGTTATGGTGGAGCTGAAGCAGTGGTTTGCGCAGTTGACACTGAACATGATTCTCCGGTTGCTTGTTGGGGAGAGATATTTCGGTGCTACCGGTAGTGCGGCCGGTGAGGAGAAAGCGGAGAGGTGTTTGAGAAATGTGAGGGAGTTCATGCGGCTGATGGGGACTTTCACGGTGGCTGATGCAGTTCCGTGGCTGAGGTGGTTGGATTTTGGGGGATATGAGAAGGCTATGAAGAAAACTGCAGAGGAATTTGATAAAATGTTGAGTGAATGGTTAGCAGAGCATCGCCAGAGGAGGGCTTTGGGTGAAAAGGGTGTTGATGATAGAGATTTCATGGATGTGATGCTCTCTGTGCTGAAAGATAGAGAGATTGAAGGAGTTGATGCTGATACCATATACAAAGCCACAACATTG gaattgattttgggaggAAGTGACACAACAGCAGGTACCATTACATGGGCAATGAGTTTACTATTGAGAAATCCTCATACATTGGAAAAGGCAAAAGAAGAGCTTGACATGCAAATTGGGAAGGAAAAATTGGTAACTGAGTCAGATATAAGTAAACTGGTGTATCTTCAAGCCATAGTTAAGGAGACACTGAGATTGTATCCACCAGCACCTTTCTCATCACCACGTGAGTTCACAGAGGATTGTACTTTAGGTGGCTACCATGTGAAAAAAGGAACTAGACTAATCCCAAACTTATGGAAGATCCACAGAGACCCTAGTGCTTGGGCAGATCCATTGGAATTCAAACCTGAGAGGTTTCTCACAACTCATAAAGGGGTTGATGTCAGGGGTCATCACTTTGACTTGATACCATTTGGAAGTGGGAGAAGGGTTTGTGCTGGAATGTCACTTGGGCTAAACATAGTTCATTTCACTCTGGCTAATTTCTTGCATTCCTTTGAAATACTCAATCCATCTTCTGAACCAATTGATATGACTGAGATCTCTGAATTTACCACCACCAGAGCTACCCCACTTGAGATTTTGGTGAAACCACGGTTGCCACACAACTGTTATGAAACTATGTGA
- the LOC130739289 gene encoding cytochrome P450 82A4-like — protein sequence MELVSSSLINSIGIGLLSVIIFLFLFLRYHFRPSNSKEPPLAVGAWPILGHLIPLFAANTQTPPRTLGSLADRYGPLYTIKLGTIRAVVLSNWEMAKECFTTNDIVVSTRPKLVATQHMGYNGAMFALALYGPYWRQLRKIVTLGILTNRRVEQLGHVRLSEVQTSIKELYRVWCSQKNEESGYVLVELKQWFTEVTFNLVLRITVGKRYFGGAGVVDEREAQRCITALGEFMRLMGVVTVGDAVPWLGWFDFGGHVKEMKETALKLDRVLGEWLEEHHQKKKKKVDCDDDQDFMDVMISLLDGTIIDGFAGDTIIKATVLTIFLGGAETTTVTLTWAICLLLRNPVMLKKAKEEVNIQIGKEKCITESDISKLVYLQAIVKETLRLYPAAPLSGPHEFSESCTLGGYHIKKGTRLITNLWKINTDPSVWSDPLEFKPERFLTTHKDVDVRGHHFELLPFGCGRRICPGISFGLQMVHLTLATFLHSFEILNPSDELVDMTESFGLTNTKATPLEVLVKPSLSTNCYEIM from the exons ATGGAGTTAGTTTCAAGTTCCCTAATTAACTCCATTGGCATTGGACTCCTTTCTGTAATAatcttcttgttcttgttcCTTCGCTATCATTTTCGTCCCTCCAATTCCAAAGAGCCACCACTAGCAGTAGGTGCATGGCCAATACTTGGTCACCTAATCCCATTATTTGCCGCTAATACACAAACACCGCCCAGGACCTTGGGTTCCTTGGCCGACCGATATGGGCCCTTATACACCATCAAGCTCGGCACCATACGCGCCGTGGTACTCAGCAACTGGGAAATGGCCAAAGAGTGCTTCACCACAAACGACATCGTCGTTTCCACTCGTCCCAAACTCGTTGCGACGCAACACATGGGCTACAACGGAGCCATGTTCGCCCTTGCCCTCTACGGTCCTTACTGGCGCCAACTTCGTAAAATTGTAACGCTAGGGATCCTTACCAACCGCCGCGTCGAGCAACTCGGCCACGTTCGTCTCTCTGAAGTTCAAACCTCAATCAAAGAGCTGTACCGTGTTTGGTGTAGCCAAAAGAATGAGGAGTCTGGTTATGTTTTGGTGGAGTTGAAGCAGTGGTTTACCGAGGTGACGTTCAACTTGGTTCTTCGGATAACCGTTGGGAAGCGCTATTTCGGTGGTGCCGGCGTGGTTGATGAGCGAGAAGCGCAGAGATGCATAACGGCTTTGGGGGAGTTCATGCGTCTGATGGGAGTGGTCACGGTGGGAGATGCGGTTCCTTGGTTGGGATGGTTTGATTTTGGTGGACATGTGAAGGAGATGAAGGAAACTGCTTTGAAGCTAGACAGAGTTTTAGGTGAGTGGTTAGAGGAGCaccatcagaagaagaagaagaaggttgacTGTGATGATGATCAGGACTTCATGGACGTCATGATTTCACTGCTTGATGGAACAATAATTGATGGGTTCGCTGGCGATACCATTATCAAAGCCACAGTACTG ACAATATTTTTAGGAGGAGCGGAAACAACCACCGTGACCCTAACATGGGCAATATGTTTGCTATTGAGAAATCCTGTTATGTTGaaaaaagcaaaagaagaagtCAACATCCAAATTGGTAAAGAGAAATGCATAACTGAATCAGATATAAGTAAGTTGGTGTATCTTCAAGCAATAGTCAAAGAAACACTAAGACTCTACCCAGCAGCCCCTCTCTCAGGACCACATGAGTTTTCAGAAAGTTGCACTTTAGGAGGCTACCATATCAAAAAGGGAACCCGACTCATAACAAATCTGTGGAAGATAAACACAGATCCTAGTGTTTGGTCAGATCCTTTAGAGTTCAAACCAGAAAGGTTCCTTACAACTCACAAAGATGTTGATGTTAGGGGTCATCATTTTGAGTTGTTGCCATTTGGATGTGGTAGGAGGATTTGTCCTGGAATATCATTTGGCCTGCAAATGGTTCATTTAACTCTAGCTACTTTTTTGCATTCCTTTGAAATCTTGAATCCATCCGATGAGCTTGTGGACATGACGGAATCCTTTGGATTGACCAACACCAAAGCTACCCCACTTGAAGTTCTTGTTAAACCAAGTTTGTCTACAAATTGTTATGAAATCATGTAA
- the LOC130735636 gene encoding cytochrome P450 82A4-like — translation MDLLSSSLINSTSIALLSVIIFLFLFLHYHFRPSNSKEPPLAAGAWPILGHLIPLFAANTQKPPHRTLGALADRYGPLFTIKLGTTRAVVLSNWEIAKECFTTNDIIVSARPKLVATQHMGYNGAMFGLSPYGPYWRELRKITTLEIFSNRRVEQLGYARVSEVQTSIKELYNVWCSEKNKESDYVLVELKQWFYEVTFNMVLRMTVGKRYFSSAGVVRERCVSALKEFLRLMGVFTVGDAVPWLRWFDFGGHVKEMKDNAKELDNAMSECLEEHKQHRAMLGEKVGRDDQDFMDVMISLLDGTTIEGFDADTIIKATVLAIFLGGVETTTVTLIWAICLILRNPHVLKKVKEELNTQVGKGKCISELDISKLVYLQATVKEALRLYPATPLSTPREFSENCNLGGYQVKKGTRLITNIWKINTDPSVWPDPLDFQPERFLTTHKNVDVRGHHFELLPFGCGRRICPGISFGLQMVQLTLASFLHSFEITNPIGELVDMTESSGMTNAKATPLEVLVKPRLSPNCYENM, via the exons ATGGACTTACTTTCAAGTTCCCTAATTAACTCTACTTCAATTGCACTCCTTTCTGTAATAatcttcttgttcttgttcCTTCACTATCATTTTCGTCCTTCCAATTCCAAAGAGCCTCCATTAGCTGCTGGTGCATGGCCAATACTCGGTCACCTAATCCCACTATTTGCTGCTAATACACAAAAACCGCCACACAGAACCTTGGGTGCCTTAGCGGACCGGTATGGACCCTTATTCACCATCAAGCTCGGCACCACGCGCGCCGTGGTACTTAGCAACTGGGAAATAGCCAAAGAGTGCTTCACCACAAACGACATCATCGTTTCGGCTCGTCCCAAACTCGTCGCGACGCAACACATGGGCTACAACGGAGCCATGTTTGGCCTCTCCCCTTACGGTCCTTATTGGCGCGAGCTACGTAAAATCACAACTCTAGAGATCTTTTCCAACCGCCGCGTCGAGCAACTCGGCTATGCTCGTGTCTCTGAAGTTCAAACCTCAATCAAAGAGCTGTACAATGTTTGGTGTAGCGAAAAGAACAAGGAGTCTGATTATgtgttggtggagttgaagcAATGGTTTTACGAGGTGACGTTCAACATGGTTCTTCGGATGACCGTTGGGAAGCGATATTTCAGTTCTGCTGGCGTGGTTAGGGAGCGTTGTGTGAGTGCTTTGAAGGAGTTTTTGCGCTTGATGGGGGTGTTCACGGTGGGAGATGCGGTTCCTTGGTTGAGATGGTTTGATTTTGGTGGACATGTTAAGGAAATGAAGGACAATGCTAAGGAGTTGGACAATGCTATGAGTGAGTGCTTAGAGGAGCACAAGCAGCATAGGGCCATGTTGGGTGAAAAGGTTGGTCGTGATGATCAAGACTTCATGGATGTCATGATTTCACTGCTTGATGGAACAACAATTGAGGGGTTCGATGCTGATACTATAATCAAAGCCACAGTACTG GCAATATTTTTAGGAGGAGTTGAGACAACCACTGTGACCCTTATATGGGCAATATGTTTGATACTGAGAAATCCTCACGTAttgaaaaaagtaaaagaagaacTCAACACTCAAGTTGGTAAAGGCAAATGCATAAGTGAGTTAGATATAAGTAAGTTGGTGTATCTTCAAGCCACAGTCAAAGAAGCACTGAGATTGTATCCAGCCACCCCTCTTTCAACACCTCGTGAGTTTTCAGAGAATTGCAATTTAGGCGGCTACCAAGTTAAAAAGGGAACTCGACTCATAACAAATATTTGGAAGATCAACACCGATCCAAGTGTTTGGCCAGATCCATTGGATTTCCAACCAGAAAGGTTCCTTACAACTCATAAAAATGTTGATGTTAGGGGTCATCATTTTGAGTTATTACCATTTGGATGTGGTAGGAGAATTTGTCCTGGAATATCATTTGGCCTGCAAATGGTTCAATTAACTCTGGCTAGTTTTTTGCATTCCTTTGAAATCACGAATCCAATAGGTGAGCTTGTTGACATGACTGAATCCTCTGGAATGACCAATGCCAAAGCTACTCCACTTGAGGTTCTTGTTAAACCACGTCTGTCTCCAAATTGTTATGAAAACATGTAA
- the LOC130739288 gene encoding cytochrome P450 82A4-like, giving the protein MDLLSSSLINSIAIALLSIIILFLFLHYHYRPSNSKEPPLAPGAWPILGHLIPLFAANSQKPPHKILGSLADQYGPLFTIKLGTARAVVLSNWEMAKECFTTNDIIVSSRPTLIATQQMGYNGAMFGLAPYGPYWRELRKIITLEILSGRRVEQLGHVRVSEVQTSINELYYVWCSKKNEESGYMLVELKQWFTEVTFNMVLRMAVGKRYIGGGDVVEERCMSALRKFMRLMGLFTVGDAVPWMRWFDFGGHVKEMKETAKELDRVVGEWLEEHRRLRAMLGEKVDRDDEQDFMDIMISLVDGTIIDGFDGDTIIKATVLTLFLGGAETTTVTLTWAICLLLKNPHILEKAKEELNTKVGKDKCISESDLSKLVYLQAIVKETLRLCPPGPLSAPREFSENCTLGSYQVKKGTRLITNLWKINTDASVWPDPLDFRPERFLTTHKDVDVRGHHFELLPFGCGRRICPGISFGLQMVHFTLASFLHSFEILNPSGEHVDMTESFGLTNAKATPLEVLVKPSLSTNCYETM; this is encoded by the exons ATGGACTTACTTTCAAGTTCCCTAATTAACTCCATTGCAATTGCACTCCTCTCTATAATAATCTTGTTCTTGTTCCTTCACTATCATTATCGTCCCTCCAATTCCAAAGAGCCTCCCCTAGCACCGGGTGCATGGCCAATACTCGGTCACCTAATTCCACTATTTGCCGCTAATTCACAAAAACCGCCACACAAAATCTTGGGTTCCTTGGCCGACCAATATGGTCCTTTGTTCACTATCAAGCTCGGTACCGCACGTGCCGTGGTACTCAGCAACTGGGAAATGGCCAAAGAATGCTTCACCACAAACGACATCATTGTTTCGTCTCGTCCCACCCTCATCGCGACGCAACAAATGGGCTACAACGGAGCCATGTTCGGCCTGGCACCATACGGTCCTTACTGGCGCGAGCTCCGGAAAATCATAACTCTAGAGATCCTTTCCGGTCGCCGCGTTGAGCAACTCGGCCATGTCCGTGTCTCCGAAGTTCAAACCTCAATCAATGAGCTGTACTATGTTTGGTGTAGCAAAAAGAATGAGGAGTCTGGTTACATGTTGGTGGAATTGAAGCAGTGGTTTACCGAGGTGACGTTCAACATGGTTCTTCGGATGGCTGTTGGCAAGCGCTATATTGGTGGCGGCGACGTGGTTGAGGAGCGTTGTATGAGTGCTTTGAGGAAGTTTATGCGTTTGATGGGGTTGTTCACGGTGGGAGATGCGGTTCCTTGGATGAGATGGTTTGATTTTGGTGGACATGTGAAGGAGATGAAGGAAACTGCTAAGGAGTTGGACAGAGTTGTAGGGGAGTGGCTAGAGGAGCACCGGCGGCTGAGGGCCATGTTGGGCGAAAAGGTTGACCGTGATGATGAACAAGACTTCATGGACATCATGATTTCATTGGTTGATGGAACAATTATTGATGGGTTTGATGGTGATACCATCATCAAAGCCACAGTCCTG ACATTATTTTTAGGAGGAGCTGAGACAACCACTGTGACCCTTACATGGGCAATATGTTTGTTACTAAAAAATCCTCACATATTGgaaaaagcaaaagaagaaCTCAATACTAAAGTTGGTAAAGACAAATGCATAAGTGAGTCAGATTTAAGCAAGTTGGTGTATCTTCAAGCCATAGTCAAAGAAACACTAAGATTGTGTCCACCGGGACCTCTTTCAGCACCTCGTGAGTTTTCAGAGAATTGCACTTTAGGAAGCTACCAAGTCAAAAAGGGAACTCGACTCATAACAAATCTTTGGAAGATCAACACCGATGCAAGTGTTTGGCCAGATCCATTGGATTTCAGACCAGAAAGGTTCCTTACAACTCATAAAGATGTTGATGTTAGGGGTCATCATTTCGAGTTGTTACCATTTGGATGTGGTAGGAGGATTTGTCCTGGAATATCATTTGGCCTACAAATGGTTCATTTTACTCTGGCTAGTTTTTTGCATTCCTTTGAAATCTTGAATCCATCCGGTGAGCATGTTGACATGACTGAATCCTTTGGATTGACCAACGCCAAAGCTACTCCACTTGAGGTTCTTGTTAAACCAAGTTTGTCTACAAATTGTTATGAAACCATGTAA